A window of Phycodurus eques isolate BA_2022a chromosome 5, UOR_Pequ_1.1, whole genome shotgun sequence contains these coding sequences:
- the hsbp1b gene encoding heat shock factor-binding protein 1b: MADTNPKSVQDFTNVVQTLLQQMQDKFQTMSDQIIGRIDEMSTRIDDLEKNIADLMTQAGVEENGATPEKPKEGQGSS; the protein is encoded by the exons ATGGCTGATACAAATCCCAAGTCCGTGCAAGACTTCACAAATGTG GTCCAAACCTTGCTGCAACAAATGCAAGACAAGTTCCAGACCATGTCAGACCAGATCATCGGAAGGA TTGATGAGATGAGCACAAGGATTGATGACTTGGAGAAGAACATTGCAGACCTGATGACCCAGGCAGGCGTAGAAGAAAATGGGGCAACGCCTGAAAAGCCGAAAGAAGGTCAAGGCTCCTCATGA